The Thermodesulfobacteriota bacterium genome includes the window ACCTGGACGCGGTCGGTATAGCCTAAGGATTCCAGGGTCTTGGCTGCGCGTTCGGCAAGCTCGGGGACGATCTCGACCGTATAGACCCGAACCCCCATCTCGGCAAGCACAGCGGCCTGGTAGCCTGAGCCTGTACCCAGCTCATAGACCCGCTCGCCGGCCTTGACCCCCAGCAATTGGGTCATGATGGCGACGATATAGGGCTGGGAGATGGTCTGACCCTGACCGATCGGCAGAGGCAAGTTGATATAGGCCAAGGCACGCTCGGATTCAGGGACAAAACGCTCGCGCGGCACGGTGCGCAGCGCCCGTTCCACCTCGGGGTCGAGCCGGTCAAAGCCAAGCTCTTGGGCCGTGGCCCGGACCTCGGCCTGGATGAGGTCTACTAAGCGATGGCGTTGATCTGTCATGAGATCCTCCGCGGCACCCGCTGGCGCCTGGATCGCGGCGCTGCCGATCAGGAAGGATAAAAGCAATCGCCAAAGATGGCTCATATACATAGCAGTCCCCCACATGATAACGCACTCCTTAAGGGAAGAGGGGTAAGT containing:
- a CDS encoding protein-L-isoaspartate(D-aspartate) O-methyltransferase, which gives rise to MPRERFVPESERALAYINLPLPIGQGQTISQPYIVAIMTQLLGVKAGERVYELGTGSGYQAAVLAEMGVRVYTVEIVPELAERAAKTLESLGYTDRVQV